The Natrinema versiforme genome segment GGCGGGCTGCGGCGTGTACCCCTGGTTTTCGATGGTCTGTGCGAAGGCGTCGGGGTCAGCGACGCTGTCGTCGTACTCGATTTCGACGCGGCCGGTCGCGTAGTGAACCTCGACGTGCTGGACACCGTCGACGTTCGACAGGGCGCGTTCGACGGTGCTCGCACAGGTCGGGCAGTCGAAGTCGAGGACGCGGAACTGGGTTGTGTCGCTCATTACAGTTTGAGGTAGTGCCCGTACCCCAATAAGTATTTTTTAGATGATATGTTTGAATATGGATATAGGTGATTGGAACAGTTAAACAGGTCGTCTAGGGCTTTCGGTATCACGAACCCAGCAACCTGAGTTCAAAGCAGCGTCCCGCTAGCTTTTCCCGCCTGCTCATACTCAGTTCTCGTATGAGTAGTTCCGGTACCGACCACCGGCTTGA includes the following:
- a CDS encoding heavy-metal-associated domain-containing protein; this translates as MSDTTQFRVLDFDCPTCASTVERALSNVDGVQHVEVHYATGRVEIEYDDSVADPDAFAQTIENQGYTPQPA